The following coding sequences lie in one Apium graveolens cultivar Ventura chromosome 1, ASM990537v1, whole genome shotgun sequence genomic window:
- the LOC141666736 gene encoding uncharacterized protein LOC141666736, producing MSGRSASGGLRTALSYCVQQVRNYDYHHYLCLLELPPNMRKAAFALRAFNVETARAMDVASDPKIGLMRLLWWQEVIDKIYANKLIEHPTAQALAAVISEHKVSKSWLKRSVEARINDAQREVTDIWKTVEELEKYSEDTVSTLLYTTLQAGGIKSAAADHAASHIGKASGLLLLLKSLPYHASRSNQFSYIPTDVAEKHGLLVKHAGQSEIRMDSRSDLCNAVFEMASVANAHLLKARELAGSVPAEARPVLLPAVPAQVFLDSLRRVHFDVYDSSLTRGVLGTPPLWFQLKLKWHSWKGKY from the coding sequence ATGAGTGGACGTTCTGCATCGGGTGGGTTACGTACAGCTTTGTCCTATTGCGTCCAGCAGGTACGGAATTATGACTACCACCATTACCTATGCCTCCTGGAACTTCCTCCAAATATGAGAAAAGCTGCATTTGCCCTCCGCGCATTTAATGTTGAAACAGCTAGAGCTATGGATGTTGCTTCTGATCCAAAAATCGGGCTTATGCGCTTGTTATGGTGGCAAGAAGTTATAGACAAGATATACGCAAACAAGTTGATAGAGCACCCAACTGCTCAGGCCCTTGCAGCTGTGATATCAGAGCATAAGGTGAGCAAGAGCTGGCTGAAGCGCTCTGTTGAAGCTCGGATAAATGATGCCCAGAGGGAGGTTACCGACATCTGGAAAACTGTAGAAGAATTGGAAAAATATTCCGAGGACACTGTATCAACTTTATTGTACACCACCCTTCAAGCAGGCGGTATCAAGTCCGCTGCAGCAGACCATGCAGCATCGCATATTGGCAAGGCAAGTGGACTTTTGTTGTTACTAAAGTCACTGCCTTACCATGCAAGTCGGAGCAACCAATTTTCTTATATACCCACTGACGTGGCCGAAAAACATGGGTTATTGGTTAAGCATGCAGGTCAATCAGAGATCCGGATGGATTCCCGGTCTGACCTATGTAATGCCGTATTTGAGATGGCATCTGTAGCTAATGCACATCTATTAAAGGCTCGTGAATTGGCAGGTTCAGTGCCAGCAGAGGCTCGTCCGGTGCTTCTGCCTGCTGTGCCTGCTCAGGTATTCTTGGATTCTTTAAGACGTGTGCATTTTGATGTCTACGATTCGAGCCTGACTCGAGGGGTCTTGGGAACTCCTCCTTTATGGTTCCAGTTAAAGCTCAAGTGGCATTCATGGAAGGGGAAGTACTAG
- the LOC141666746 gene encoding peroxidase 43, whose product MSCATFIPPLHISPILPKLPYSSFYTHNNSPLFSLKFYSFYETMCTSNKLLIYYQIMLAVSITFSCFLGFSQGQLMFGFYSNSCPNAESIVSRVVSDKVRESPNNVPILLRLHFHDCYVQGCDASILIDNGPNAEKTAFGHQGVRGFDVIEAAKAQLESVCPGVVSCADIVAMAARDAVALANGPRYQVQTGRRDGIVSDKSLAEDMPDVNDSIQTLKAKFVSKGLNDKDLVVLSAAHTIGTTACFFMEKRLYSFFPNGGGSDPSINPAFLPELQATCPRNGDVNVRLPMDRGSEQTFDKHILQNIRTGFAVIASDASLYDDVMTRSVVDSYFGPLNPVLGPSFETDFVNSMIKMGSIDVKTGTEGQIRRVCRAFN is encoded by the exons ATGAGTTGTGCAACATTTATCCCCCCTCTGCATATTTCACCTATCCTCCCTAAACTTCCTTACTCCAGTTTTTACACACACAATAACAGCCCCCTCTTCTCTCTTAAGTTTTATTCTTTTTATGAAACCATGTGCACTTCTAATAAATTACTAATTTATTACCAGATTATGCTGGCTGTGAGTATTACTTTCAGCTGTTTTCTTGGGTTTTCACAAGGCCAGCTTATGTTTGGTTTTTACTCTAATTCTTGCCCAAATGCTGAATCAATTGTTTCCAGAGTTGTCAGTGATAAAGTCAGAGAAAGCCCAAATAATGTTCCTATTTTGCTCAGGCTTCACTTTCATGATTGTTATGTTCAG GGGTGTGATGCATCAATACTGATTGACAATGGCCCAAACGCGGAGAAAACTGCGTTTGGGCACCAAGGAGTTAGAGGTTTTGATGTAATTGAAGCAGCCAAGGCTCAATTGGAAAGTGTTTGCCCTGGTGTAGTTTCTTGTGCTGACATTGTTGCCATGGCTGCAAGAGATGCTGTTGCTTtg GCGAATGGTCCGAGATATCAAGTGCAAACTGGTAGAAGAGATGGAATAGTTTCGGATAAATCTCTAGCAGAGGATATGCCGGATGTTAATGATTCAATTCAGACTCTCAAGGCCAAATTTGTTAGCAAGGGACTCAATGATAAAGACCTTGTGGTTCTTAGTG CTGCACATACAATCGGCACAACAGCATGCTTCTTCATGGAAAAAAGACTATACAGCTTTTTCCCAAATGGTGGTGGTTCTGATCCGTCAATAAACCCCGCTTTCCTACCAGAATTACAGGCCACGTGTCCGCGTAATGGAGATGTCAACGTCCGGCTACCAATGGACCGCGGCAGTGAACAGACTTTCGACAAGCACATTTTGCAGAACATCAGAACCGGTTTTGCAGTCATAGCATCTGATGCAAGTTTATATGATGATGTTATGACAAGGAGCGTAGTTGACTCGTATTTCGGCCCCCTAAATCCGGTTCTTGGACCGTCTTTCGAGACAGATTTTGTTAACTCCATGATAAAGATGGGTAGTATTGATGTTAAGACCGGTACTGAAGGGCAAATCAGGCGCGTTTGTAGAGCTTTCAATTAA
- the LOC141720708 gene encoding uncharacterized protein LOC141720708, translating to MERIYINNNSKLHKLKALSRVVSPVNSSPVSLYNYPWRSSGFNLRANSGVLSSLENHDSPTVRNYMSGSPRSKFPIVFSTPVKMEDVVVMDGVLVEPVNGGRNRSLSMSDCGGSSSSGGKGFYKMEICQSWEDFGSCRYGAKCQFAHGKEELRPTRFSNKSKLQTQICKSYTSGSCSYGSKCHFIHQQNDLSVSGKDFPFTVTSSTPQTVSKSNSSALLTDSPVCVIPYRSRTISPFKLENAIMSSDSNTSTFARTDWSPLDDGIKVLLTCSSSTDKTLQRDVDAYINSTLSGSSERKMPVFAAICSR from the exons ATGGAACGGATTTACATCAATAACAATTCTAAGCTTCATAAGCTCAAGGCGTTGAGCCGTGTTGTTTCGCCAGTCAATAGTTCACCGGTCAGTTTATATAATTATCCATGGAGAAGCTCTGGTTTTAATTTGCGTGCAAATTCTGGTGTTTTGAGTAGTTTGGAGAATCATGACTCTCCAACTGTGAGGAATTACATGTCTGGATCGCCAAGATCGAAGTTTCCGATTGTGTTTAGCACTCCGGTGAAGATGGAGGATGTGGTTGTGATGGATGGAGTTTTGGTTGAACCGGTGAATGGAGGTAGGAATAGGTCTTTGTCCATGTCGGATTGTGGTGGATCATCATCTTCAGGAGGTAAAGGCTTTTACAAGATGGAGATTTGTCAGTCATGGGAGGATTTCGGTAGTTGTCGCTATGGAGCTAAATGCCAG TTTGCACATGGAAAGGAAGAACTGCGTCCAACTCGATTTTCTAACAAGAGCAAATTACAG ACTCAAATTTGCAAGTCATATACTTCAGGGTCATGCTCATACGGGTCCAAATGCCACTTTATTCATCAGCAGAACGATTTATCGGTATCAGGCAAGGATTTTCCTTTCACGGTGACCTCTTCAACGCCTCAAACAGTCTCAAAGAGCAATTCATCTGCATTGTTAACAGATTCACCGGTCTGTGTGATCCCTTATAGAAGTCGAACAATTTCACCTTTCAAGCTAGAGAATGCCATAATGAGCTCTGATAGCAACACCAGCACCTTTGCTAGAACTGACTGGTCTCCCCTGGATGATGGCATTAAGGTTCTCTTAACTTGCTCTTCCTCCACTGACAAAACTCTTCAAAGAGATGTTGATGCTTACATAAACAGCACTCTTTCTGGTTCCAGTGAAAGGAAGATGCCTGTTTTTGCTGCTATTTGCTCAAGGTAG
- the LOC141666754 gene encoding uncharacterized protein LOC141666754: protein MDINPNKKLLSCNRELIKNKNSTDTTLSLDFFGYGEKKATGLGRARVGLGNHFISSGASDDGCRLVLGLGPAPSTSRDDWPPIDLSNSNASKAILHPEMSSESDSILKLGVSGGTDDVTVLKRPFVSQNDLQSSPTDQVAVVGHRVMAPVSDEGSTSAKKSGGYMPSLLFAPSINNINLFWKPEEMSDRVTKSYSHPRQLSSEPSAVSDYSMGTVSELATDGTMSSYQTSNTKKCKFEGCTKGARGATGLCIGHGGGQRCQKPGCNKGAESRTAYCKAHGGGRRCEHLGCTKSAEGRTDYCIAHGGGKRCGHPSGCAKAARGKSGLCIKHGGGKRCKVEGCTRSAEGQIGLCISHGGGRRCQFQSCNKGAQGSTMFCKAHGGGKRCIFAGCTKGAEGSTPLCKGHGGGKRCLFDGGGICPKSVHGGTNFCVAHGGGKRCAVSGCTKSARGRTDSCVRHGGGKRCQFENCDKSAQGSTNFCKAHGGGKRCSWGDGKCEKFARGRSGLCAAHSSLVQDRDTKTKGLIGPGLFHGLVHSLSTGGSSYNNTYSLSGASAISEYTMDSRDRPAKRQCLIPPQVLVPLSMKSSTSYLRPSSSEKHVEGSIRSNNGDSGSRNCSTRKNFEFVVPEGRVHGGGLMSLLGGDMKNAIDGT from the coding sequence ATGGATATCAACCCGAATAAGAAATTGTTATCTTGCAACCGTGAGCtgataaaaaataaaaactcAACTGATACTACATTAAGCCTGGATTTCTTTGGCTATGGAGAAAAGAAAGCCACAGGCCTTGGAAGAGCTAGAGTTGGCCTTGGCAACCATTTTATTTCTTCAGGTGCATCTGATGATGGATGCAGATTGGTCCTTGGTTTGGGCCCAGCACCAAGTACGAGTCGTGATGATTGGCCCCCAATTGACTTGAGTAACAGTAATGCATCGAAAGCTATATTGCATCCGGAGATGTCATCCGAGAGTGATTCCATTCTGAAACTTGGCGTATCAGGAGGGACTGATGATGTTACAGTGCTCAAACGTCCATTCGTGTCACAAAATGATCTACAATCATCTCCTACTGACCAAGTTGCAGTTGTTGGTCACAGAGTTATGGCCCCTGTTTCCGACGAGGGTTCAACATCGGCCAAGAAATCAGGTGGTTATATGCCATCACTGCTTTTTGCTCCGAGTATTAATAACATCAATCTCTTTTGGAAACCAGAAGAAATGTCTGACCGTGTAACAAAATCATATAGCCATCCTCGTCAGTTAAGTTCTGAGCCTTCTGCTGTCTCGGATTATTCAATGGGTACGGTCTCTGAGCTTGCTACAGATGGAACAATGTCAAGTTACCAGACAAGCAATACAAAAAAGTGCAAATTTGAAGGCTGTACAAAAGGAGCAAGAGGAGCAACTGGCCTTTGCATTGGCCATGGGGGTGGACAGAGATGCCAGAAACCAGGGTGCAATAAAGGTGCTGAAAGCCGTACTGCATATTGTAAAGCCCATGGAGGAGGTAGAAGGTGTGAGCATCTTGGATGCACTAAAAGTGCTGAGGGGAGGACAGACTATTGTATTGCACATGGTGGCGGAAAAAGGTGTGGGCATCCATCAGGATGTGCTAAAGCAGCACGGGGCAAGTCAGGCCTTTGCATCAAACATGGGGGAGGGAAAAGGTGCAAGGTAGAGGGTTGCACCCGGAGTGCTGAGGGTCAGATCGGTTTGTGCATCTCACATGGAGGGGGACGGCGTTGCCAATTCCAAAGTTGCAATAAGGGTGCTCAAGGAAGTACAATGTTCTGCAAAGCCCACGGTGGTGGAAAGCGTTGCATTTTTGCTGGTTGCACCAAAGGTGCTGAAGGTAGCACACCGTTGTGCAAAGGACATGGTGGGGGGAAGCGCTGCCTCTTTGATGGTGGTGGGATTTGTCCCAAGAGTGTGCACGGAGGCACAAACTTTTGTGTTGCACATGGTGGTGGAAAGAGATGTGCTGTTTCAGGCTGCACAAAGAGTGCACGGGGACGAACTGATTCTTGTGTTAGACATGGTGGAGGAAAGCGTTGTCAGTTCGAAAATTGTGACAAGAGTGCACAAGGAAGCACTAACTTCTGCAAAGCACATGGTGGTGGAAAGCGGTGCAGCTGGGGAGATGGAAAATGCGAGAAGTTTGCTAGGGGCAGGAGCGGATTATGTGCAGCACACAGTAGCTTGGTTCAAGATCGCGATACAAAAACCAAGGGTTTGATTGGACCAGGACTCTTTCACGGGCTCGTGCATTCATTATCTACCGGTGGTAGCAGCTATAACAACACATATTCATTGTCTGGGGCAAGTGCTATTTCAGAATATACTATGGATTCCAGGGACAGGCCGGCTAAACGTCAGTGTCTGATACCCCCTCAAGTATTGGTTCCTTTATCAATGAAGTCCTCTACATCTTATTTAAGACCGTCGAGTTCTGAGAAGCATGTGGAAGGAAGCATTAGGAGCAACAATGGTGACAGCGGGTCTAGAAATTGCAGTACGAGAAAGAATTTTGAATTTGTTGTTCCGGAGGGAAGAGTTCATGGTGGGGGTCTAATGTCATTGCTTGGTGGAGATATGAAGAATGCTATTGATGGAACTTGA